A genome region from Hymenobacter tibetensis includes the following:
- a CDS encoding glycosyl hydrolase has product MKTPLALSLLFAAALTQLPARAQAPAWPAITQQTKPWTRWWWEGSAVNKEDLTRLLTQYQQAGLGGVEITTIYGVKGAENQFINFLEPKWMDMLTHTLTEAGRLGMGVDMAQASGWPFGGPWVTQEDACKYVASQTYSLKGGEQLKEPVRFVQQPILRVIGPRVDIKQLVEPITKNPDLQLRAFDQVRFEKPLPLQALMAYSDKGQTLDLTSKVAADGKLNWTAPAGNWTLYGVFQGWHGKMVERAGPGGEGDVIDHFSKTATDNYLRYFDQAFKGRDVKPVRAFFNDSYEVDDAQGESNWTPQLFAEFQKRHAYDLRQHLPALFGKASEDENKRVLSDYRETISELLLENYTKTWATWAKTHDALIRNQAHGSPANILDLYAATDIPETEGQDLVRIKFASSAAHVTGKPLTSAETATWENEHFLTKLSDAKKALDRMLLGGVNHTFYHGTNYSPQAAAWPGWIFYAAVHFNPNNSFWPDFGQLNKYVARCQSFMQAGKPSNDVLVYLPMYDAYVRPGKVLLQHFDGIDHGFKGMPIEETSATLLKRGYGFDYISDKQLLDVKGVGSTLQTGGATYRTVLVPNASLMPLPTLQQLVKLAQGGATIVMEDQLPADVPGLGSLDSRRSAFRKLLAQVKLAPGKQAGVQQAQVGKGRILVGKDVDQLLTQAGVKREKMVDTGLQFERRRHAKGHYYFVANWSDKAIDGWLPLQTAAKSVALYNPMTEKLGMASIRTAAEGMPEVYVQLAPGESCILETNEAGTTGPAYAYVKPAGAPQPINGTWKVAFVSGGPTLPAPLQTQKLDSWTTMAGEAGQKFSGTATYTTSFPAPQGTGTGWLLDLGRVAQSARVQLNGKELGTLIGPVYQVYVSKEQLQATNSLTVTVSNGMANRIIDMDKNHVEYKKFYNVNVAARLKENRTPEGLFTAEKWTPQESGLLGPVTLTPTASATQPAKVQ; this is encoded by the coding sequence ATGAAAACACCACTCGCTCTTTCCTTGCTTTTCGCCGCTGCGCTAACACAACTGCCCGCCCGTGCGCAGGCACCCGCCTGGCCTGCAATCACGCAGCAAACCAAGCCCTGGACGCGCTGGTGGTGGGAGGGGAGTGCCGTCAACAAAGAGGACCTGACGCGCTTGCTCACGCAGTACCAGCAAGCCGGGTTGGGCGGGGTGGAAATCACCACGATTTACGGGGTGAAGGGTGCAGAAAACCAGTTCATCAACTTTCTGGAGCCGAAGTGGATGGACATGCTTACGCACACGCTCACGGAAGCAGGTCGGTTGGGCATGGGCGTAGACATGGCGCAGGCGTCCGGCTGGCCGTTTGGCGGGCCGTGGGTGACGCAGGAAGACGCCTGCAAGTACGTGGCCTCGCAAACCTACTCGCTCAAGGGCGGCGAGCAGCTGAAGGAGCCGGTGCGCTTTGTGCAGCAGCCCATCCTGCGCGTTATTGGTCCGCGGGTTGATATCAAGCAGCTAGTAGAGCCCATCACCAAGAACCCGGATCTGCAACTCCGCGCCTTCGACCAGGTGCGCTTCGAGAAGCCGCTGCCGTTGCAGGCTCTGATGGCGTATTCCGATAAGGGCCAGACGCTGGATCTGACCAGCAAAGTAGCCGCCGATGGCAAACTGAACTGGACTGCCCCGGCCGGTAACTGGACGCTTTACGGCGTGTTCCAAGGCTGGCATGGCAAGATGGTGGAGCGCGCTGGTCCTGGTGGGGAAGGCGACGTAATCGACCACTTCTCGAAAACCGCCACCGACAACTACCTGCGTTATTTCGACCAAGCCTTCAAAGGCCGCGACGTGAAACCCGTCCGGGCGTTTTTCAACGACTCTTATGAGGTAGACGATGCCCAAGGCGAGAGCAACTGGACGCCGCAGCTGTTTGCTGAATTTCAGAAGCGCCACGCCTACGATTTGCGTCAGCACTTGCCGGCGTTGTTTGGCAAGGCTTCCGAGGACGAAAACAAGCGCGTGCTCTCAGACTACCGGGAAACTATTTCCGAACTGCTGCTCGAAAACTACACCAAGACGTGGGCCACGTGGGCGAAAACGCATGATGCGCTGATCCGCAACCAAGCGCACGGCTCGCCCGCCAATATCCTGGATTTGTACGCCGCCACCGACATTCCCGAAACGGAAGGGCAAGATTTGGTGCGCATCAAATTTGCTTCGTCGGCGGCGCACGTAACGGGTAAGCCGCTCACCTCGGCAGAGACAGCCACGTGGGAAAACGAGCATTTCCTGACCAAGCTCAGCGACGCGAAAAAGGCCTTGGACCGGATGCTGCTCGGCGGCGTCAACCACACGTTCTACCACGGCACCAACTACTCGCCACAAGCCGCTGCGTGGCCCGGCTGGATTTTCTACGCGGCCGTGCATTTCAACCCCAACAACTCGTTCTGGCCCGATTTCGGCCAACTCAACAAGTACGTGGCGCGTTGCCAGTCATTCATGCAAGCCGGCAAGCCCTCCAACGACGTGCTGGTGTACCTGCCCATGTACGATGCCTACGTGCGGCCCGGCAAGGTGCTCTTGCAGCATTTCGACGGCATCGACCACGGCTTCAAAGGCATGCCCATCGAAGAAACCAGCGCCACCCTCCTCAAGCGCGGCTACGGCTTCGACTACATTTCCGACAAGCAATTACTAGATGTGAAAGGTGTGGGTAGCACGCTGCAAACCGGTGGCGCCACCTACCGCACCGTTCTGGTCCCCAACGCCAGCCTGATGCCGCTGCCCACCTTACAGCAGCTCGTGAAGTTGGCGCAAGGCGGGGCCACCATCGTGATGGAAGACCAACTGCCCGCCGACGTGCCCGGCCTCGGCAGCCTCGACAGCCGCCGCAGCGCGTTCCGCAAGCTGCTGGCCCAAGTCAAGCTGGCCCCCGGCAAGCAAGCCGGCGTGCAGCAGGCACAAGTGGGCAAAGGCCGCATCTTGGTTGGTAAAGACGTAGACCAACTGTTGACGCAAGCAGGGGTGAAGCGCGAAAAGATGGTGGATACGGGCTTGCAATTCGAGCGCCGTCGCCACGCCAAAGGGCACTACTATTTTGTGGCCAACTGGAGCGACAAGGCTATCGACGGTTGGTTGCCGCTGCAAACCGCCGCCAAATCAGTAGCCCTCTACAACCCCATGACCGAAAAGCTCGGTATGGCCTCCATCCGGACTGCCGCGGAGGGAATGCCGGAAGTGTACGTGCAGTTGGCTCCCGGCGAGTCATGCATTCTGGAAACCAACGAAGCCGGCACCACCGGCCCGGCCTATGCCTACGTGAAGCCAGCCGGTGCCCCGCAGCCCATCAACGGCACCTGGAAGGTGGCCTTCGTATCAGGTGGGCCGACGCTGCCGGCGCCGTTGCAAACGCAGAAGCTGGACTCCTGGACCACGATGGCTGGCGAAGCGGGCCAGAAGTTCTCCGGCACTGCTACCTACACCACGTCCTTCCCCGCGCCGCAAGGCACTGGCACCGGCTGGCTGCTCGACCTTGGCCGCGTGGCGCAGAGTGCCCGCGTGCAACTCAACGGCAAAGAACTCGGCACGCTCATCGGGCCAGTTTACCAAGTGTATGTGTCCAAAGAGCAACTGCAAGCCACCAACAGCCTGACCGTGACGGTTAGCAATGGCATGGCTAACCGCATCATCGACATGGACAAGAACCACGTCGAGTACAAGAAATTCTACAACGTAAACGTAGCCGCCCGGCTCAAGGAAAACCGCACCCCCGAAGGCCTGTTCACCGCCGAAAAATGGACGCCGCAGGAGTCGGGCCTGCTAGGTCCCGTAACCTTGACGCCCACTGCCTCCGCCACGCAACCTGCGAAAGTGCAGTAG
- a CDS encoding glycoside hydrolase family 88/105 protein yields MPNKKAVLKTMRQTNDYFMKLWPDPGKDIMTNKLRPSHIWTRAVYYEGLMALYGIDKQQRYYDYAVDWGTKHQWGIRNGITDRNADNQACGQTYIDLYNIDPKPERIRDIKASIDNMVQTPKVDDWNWIDALQMAMPVYARLGVLYKDTAYYEKMYRIYNYSKTVHGGNGLYNPQDQLWWRDKDFVPPYKEPNGEDCYWSRGNGWVVAALVRVLDIMPKDAPHRAEYEQMYLSMMKALPALQRPDGYWNVSLHDPTNYGGKELTGTALFIYGMAWGLNHGLLDAKQYQPIIAKAWTAMAKECVHPNGFLGYVQGTGKEPKDGQPVSYTSKPDFEDYGTGCFLLAGTEIYKMK; encoded by the coding sequence ATGCCAAACAAGAAAGCGGTGCTGAAAACCATGCGGCAAACCAACGACTACTTCATGAAGCTCTGGCCCGATCCGGGCAAAGACATCATGACCAATAAGCTCCGCCCGAGCCACATCTGGACCCGCGCCGTGTACTACGAAGGCCTGATGGCCCTCTACGGCATCGATAAGCAGCAGCGCTACTACGATTACGCCGTCGATTGGGGAACCAAGCACCAATGGGGCATCCGCAACGGCATCACCGACCGCAACGCCGACAACCAAGCCTGCGGCCAAACCTACATCGACCTCTACAACATCGACCCCAAGCCGGAGCGCATCCGCGACATCAAGGCCAGCATCGACAACATGGTGCAAACGCCTAAAGTCGACGATTGGAACTGGATTGACGCCCTGCAAATGGCCATGCCCGTGTACGCCCGCCTCGGCGTACTCTACAAGGATACCGCCTACTACGAGAAGATGTACCGCATCTACAACTACTCGAAAACCGTGCACGGCGGCAACGGCCTCTACAATCCGCAAGACCAATTATGGTGGCGCGATAAAGACTTCGTGCCGCCCTATAAAGAGCCCAACGGCGAGGATTGCTACTGGAGCCGCGGCAACGGGTGGGTGGTAGCCGCCTTGGTCCGCGTGCTCGACATCATGCCCAAAGACGCCCCCCACCGCGCCGAATACGAGCAGATGTACCTCAGCATGATGAAGGCCCTGCCGGCTCTGCAACGCCCCGACGGCTACTGGAACGTCAGCCTCCACGACCCGACCAACTACGGCGGCAAAGAGCTGACCGGCACGGCCCTTTTCATCTACGGCATGGCCTGGGGCCTCAACCACGGCCTGCTCGACGCCAAGCAGTACCAGCCCATCATCGCCAAAGCCTGGACCGCCATGGCCAAGGAATGCGTGCACCCCAACGGCTTCCTCGGCTACGTGCAGGGCACCGGCAAAGAGCCCAAAGACGGCCAACCCGTCAGCTACACCAGCAAACCCGACTTCGAAGACTACGGTACCGGTTGCTTCCTGTTAGCCGGCACGGAGATATACAAGATGAAGTAA
- a CDS encoding glycoside hydrolase family 2 protein, with protein sequence MKTNLLSWLACAALFWSAPAAAQTSARKQVQYLSGTDNIHTKTWDFYCTGGRRSGAWTTIQVPSSWEQQGFGSYNYGRDYKTYGKNFRFADEKGQYKHQFKVPAAWQGQQVYIVFEGSMTDTEVKVNGQLAGPIHQGAFYRFKYDLTDKLKYDQDNLLEITVSKMSAEPTVNNAERLADYWVFGGIFRPVYLEAYPKQFIPHTAINARADGTFAVNVALKGLRQATDVKADILDAQGKVVGTAQGRAAANDTLVKLSTTVSKPLLWNSEKPNMYRTNIRLEAGGQTLYQTTEKFGFRTIEIRRGKGIYVNGTQVKMKGINRHSWWPETARTLNDSIHLMDVKLIKEMNMNAVRMSHYPPDAKFLDLCDSLGLYVLDELAGWQKAYGTKVGEKLVREMVIKDVNHPSIIFWSNGNEGGTNKELDDDYGRYDLSNRPVIHAHHRPGNAFNGIDCNHYENYYSTQKILADSLIYMPTEFLHAQDDGGAAVGLADFWDLHWKSQRSGGGFLWALVDEGIVRTDQNNIIDVNGVNAPDGVVGPHREKEGSFYALREIFSPIKIDMKELPAKFKGTIPVENRYHYNNLNECFFQWELVNYRQPGEVFTGSTTLQKSRATSPKVAPLGQGELKLKLPKNWQDYDALVLSAFDPQKNLVYKWTWKTGDNTRLLRNILPGTEKQPTVAATETDSTLTLQAAGITVSFNKKTGEIQDVKGNSGDKLSFGKGPVLVSGNATFTSLKRRTEPDGEVVEMSYQGDLKSVRWKMDGNGWLRLDYEYAVNGDLPFTGISFTYPENYVLGAKWLGKGPYRVWKNRMQGVGESVWENAYNNTQTGAAPWIYPEFKGYFADITWMEMNTVEGKFLVASPDKGLFVRLFDFYGLSGVKPYPSLPVGNLSFLETIPPLGTKLALNIDANTKNLGPNSELNHVSGPSKRTLYFFFGLPKSNATPQPYKAPAKDELF encoded by the coding sequence ATGAAGACCAATCTACTGTCTTGGCTGGCCTGCGCCGCGTTGTTCTGGTCCGCGCCGGCCGCGGCCCAAACGTCGGCTCGCAAGCAGGTACAGTACCTCTCCGGCACCGACAACATCCACACCAAAACCTGGGATTTTTACTGCACCGGCGGCCGCCGCAGTGGCGCCTGGACCACCATTCAGGTGCCTTCGAGTTGGGAGCAGCAGGGTTTTGGCAGCTACAACTACGGCCGCGACTACAAAACCTACGGCAAGAATTTCCGCTTCGCCGACGAGAAAGGTCAGTATAAGCATCAGTTCAAGGTGCCCGCCGCTTGGCAAGGCCAGCAGGTGTATATCGTGTTTGAGGGGTCGATGACCGATACCGAAGTGAAGGTAAACGGCCAGCTAGCCGGCCCCATTCACCAGGGCGCGTTCTACCGCTTCAAGTACGACCTCACCGACAAGCTGAAGTACGACCAGGATAACCTGCTGGAAATAACTGTCAGCAAGATGTCGGCGGAACCGACCGTGAACAATGCCGAGCGCCTCGCCGACTATTGGGTGTTTGGCGGCATTTTCCGGCCCGTGTATCTGGAAGCGTATCCTAAGCAGTTCATCCCGCATACCGCCATCAATGCCCGCGCCGACGGTACGTTTGCCGTCAATGTCGCCCTCAAAGGTTTGCGCCAAGCCACCGACGTGAAGGCGGATATTCTGGACGCACAAGGCAAGGTGGTGGGTACTGCCCAGGGCCGCGCGGCCGCCAACGATACGCTGGTGAAGCTCAGCACCACGGTTAGCAAGCCGCTGCTTTGGAACTCCGAGAAGCCGAACATGTACCGCACCAACATCCGGCTGGAAGCGGGCGGCCAGACGCTCTACCAAACCACCGAGAAGTTCGGGTTCCGCACCATCGAAATCCGGCGCGGCAAGGGCATCTACGTGAACGGCACGCAGGTGAAGATGAAGGGCATCAACCGTCACAGCTGGTGGCCCGAAACGGCCCGCACCCTCAACGACTCAATTCACTTGATGGACGTGAAGCTCATCAAGGAAATGAACATGAACGCCGTGCGCATGTCGCACTACCCACCCGATGCCAAGTTTCTGGACCTCTGCGACTCGCTCGGCCTCTACGTGCTCGATGAGTTGGCCGGCTGGCAAAAGGCCTACGGCACCAAAGTAGGGGAGAAGCTGGTGCGCGAAATGGTGATAAAAGACGTTAACCACCCGAGCATCATCTTCTGGAGCAACGGCAACGAAGGCGGCACCAACAAGGAACTGGACGACGACTACGGCCGCTACGACCTCTCGAACCGCCCCGTCATCCACGCCCACCACCGCCCCGGCAACGCCTTCAACGGCATCGACTGCAACCACTACGAGAACTACTACAGCACCCAAAAAATCCTCGCCGATTCCTTGATTTATATGCCCACCGAATTCCTGCACGCGCAGGACGACGGCGGGGCCGCCGTGGGTTTGGCCGACTTTTGGGACCTGCACTGGAAGTCGCAACGCTCCGGCGGCGGCTTCCTGTGGGCCTTGGTAGACGAAGGCATCGTGCGCACAGATCAGAACAACATCATCGACGTGAACGGCGTGAATGCGCCCGACGGCGTGGTAGGTCCGCACCGCGAAAAGGAGGGTAGTTTCTACGCTCTGCGCGAGATTTTCTCGCCCATCAAGATTGACATGAAGGAATTGCCCGCCAAGTTCAAGGGCACTATTCCGGTGGAAAACCGCTACCACTACAACAACCTGAATGAGTGCTTCTTCCAGTGGGAATTGGTGAATTACCGCCAGCCGGGCGAAGTATTCACCGGCTCGACTACGCTCCAGAAAAGCCGCGCTACCTCGCCGAAAGTAGCACCGCTAGGCCAGGGCGAGTTGAAGCTCAAGCTGCCCAAAAACTGGCAGGACTATGATGCCCTAGTACTCTCGGCCTTCGACCCGCAGAAAAACCTGGTGTACAAATGGACCTGGAAAACCGGCGACAACACCCGCTTGCTTCGCAACATTCTGCCCGGCACGGAAAAGCAACCAACCGTAGCCGCCACCGAAACCGACAGCACCCTCACGCTGCAAGCCGCCGGCATCACGGTTAGCTTCAACAAGAAAACCGGTGAAATCCAGGACGTGAAAGGCAACAGCGGCGACAAGCTCAGCTTCGGCAAAGGCCCCGTTCTGGTAAGCGGTAACGCCACCTTCACCAGTTTGAAGCGCCGCACCGAGCCCGACGGCGAGGTAGTGGAAATGAGTTACCAAGGCGACCTGAAATCGGTACGCTGGAAGATGGACGGCAACGGCTGGTTGCGCCTCGACTACGAGTACGCCGTGAACGGCGACCTGCCCTTCACCGGCATCAGCTTCACCTACCCCGAAAATTACGTGCTCGGCGCCAAGTGGCTCGGCAAAGGCCCGTACCGCGTCTGGAAAAACCGCATGCAGGGCGTAGGCGAAAGTGTGTGGGAAAACGCCTACAACAACACCCAAACCGGCGCCGCCCCCTGGATTTACCCCGAGTTCAAAGGATACTTCGCCGACATCACTTGGATGGAAATGAACACCGTGGAAGGCAAATTCCTGGTCGCCAGCCCCGACAAAGGGTTGTTTGTGCGCCTCTTCGATTTCTACGGCTTGTCTGGCGTGAAGCCCTACCCGTCGCTGCCCGTCGGCAACTTGTCGTTCCTGGAAACCATTCCACCGCTCGGCACCAAGCTGGCCCTCAACATCGACGCCAACACCAAAAACCTCGGCCCCAACAGTGAACTAAACCACGTCAGCGGCCCCTCAAAACGCACCCTCTATTTCTTCTTCGGCCTCCCCAAATCCAACGCCACCCCCCAGCCCTACAAGGCCCCAGCCAAAGACGAGCTATTTTAA
- a CDS encoding Na+/H+ antiporter: MSQRLRVPYPILLVLAGLAISFIPGLPLLEVEPDLIFLIFLPPLLYEAAWFTSWKDFWKWRRIISFLAFGLVFLTSGIVAYVSWAVIPGFTLALGFLLGGIVSPPDALAATSVMRDMSLPRRITAILEGESLVNDASSLIVFRFALAAILSGSFVWQQAAGSFLLVTLLGIAVGLAVGVVFYTIHRWLPTTPSTHTVLTLVTPYVMYVTAETWHVSGVMAVVSGGLFMSYHSSRIFSPINRRQGISTWTTVGFVLNGAVFMLIGLELPVITGALGGYSKLEAVGYGLLISAVVIITRLVVGMLGSPFSHWISRFIEVSDANPGWRGPLVVGYAGMRGVVSLAAALSIPLVGNNGQPFPERNLILFITFVVILVTLVGQGLTLPLLIRWIGVEDRDNLRPEHEQRNTARHHLTTVALTRLRALYQPHQRNHNGLLDTLQKKLEKDLYLITHQMQPVDHPHIERQVTEYQRIYTELLHAQREELRRLRGQEEYNDELIRHLEAHLDLEEEKLTLFVEAQHQPTPQTLHEQQHNT; the protein is encoded by the coding sequence TTGAGCCAGCGCTTACGCGTCCCTTATCCTATTCTGCTGGTACTGGCGGGGTTGGCTATCAGCTTCATTCCTGGTCTTCCCTTATTAGAGGTGGAACCAGACCTCATTTTCCTGATTTTTCTACCACCGCTTCTCTACGAAGCTGCCTGGTTCACTTCCTGGAAAGACTTTTGGAAATGGCGCCGAATTATCAGCTTTCTGGCGTTCGGCTTGGTATTCCTCACGTCCGGCATCGTGGCGTACGTTTCGTGGGCCGTGATTCCGGGCTTCACGTTGGCGTTGGGCTTTCTATTAGGCGGTATCGTGTCGCCCCCTGATGCGTTGGCAGCAACGTCGGTTATGCGTGATATGTCGCTACCGAGGCGCATCACCGCTATTCTGGAAGGGGAAAGTTTGGTGAATGATGCTTCCAGCTTAATCGTGTTTCGGTTTGCCTTGGCGGCGATATTGTCTGGCTCGTTTGTGTGGCAGCAGGCCGCGGGCAGTTTTCTGCTCGTCACGCTGCTTGGTATTGCCGTTGGCCTGGCCGTAGGAGTGGTGTTCTACACAATTCACCGCTGGCTGCCTACCACGCCTAGCACTCATACCGTTCTGACGCTGGTTACCCCTTATGTGATGTACGTAACGGCCGAAACGTGGCACGTTTCGGGCGTGATGGCGGTGGTGAGCGGTGGCTTATTTATGTCGTACCATAGCTCGCGCATCTTTTCGCCCATCAACCGGCGGCAGGGCATTAGCACCTGGACCACCGTTGGCTTCGTGTTGAATGGGGCTGTATTTATGCTCATTGGGCTGGAATTGCCCGTTATTACGGGTGCCCTAGGAGGCTATTCCAAACTCGAGGCTGTTGGCTACGGCTTGCTGATTAGCGCGGTGGTGATTATCACGCGCCTTGTTGTTGGCATGTTGGGCTCCCCTTTCAGTCATTGGATTAGCCGCTTCATTGAAGTCAGTGATGCCAATCCGGGCTGGCGGGGCCCCCTTGTTGTGGGCTATGCGGGCATGCGCGGGGTGGTGTCCTTGGCGGCCGCTTTATCTATTCCGCTGGTAGGCAATAACGGGCAGCCGTTTCCGGAGCGCAACTTGATCTTGTTCATCACTTTCGTCGTGATTCTGGTTACGCTAGTCGGCCAAGGCCTTACGCTGCCGCTGCTCATTCGCTGGATTGGGGTCGAGGACCGTGATAATCTGCGTCCCGAACACGAGCAGCGCAACACGGCCCGTCATCATCTTACCACCGTGGCCCTGACCCGATTGCGTGCCCTTTATCAACCTCACCAGCGTAACCACAACGGCTTACTTGACACGCTCCAAAAGAAGCTGGAGAAAGATCTGTACTTGATTACGCACCAGATGCAGCCAGTGGACCATCCCCACATCGAGCGCCAGGTAACCGAATACCAGCGCATCTACACCGAGTTGCTGCACGCGCAACGCGAGGAACTGCGCAGGCTCCGCGGCCAGGAAGAGTACAACGACGAGCTAATTCGCCACTTAGAGGCCCATCTGGATCTGGAGGAGGAAAAGCTGACGCTATTTGTTGAAGCACAGCATCAACCAACGCCTCAGACCTTGCACGAGCAGCAACACAACACGTAA
- a CDS encoding glycoside hydrolase family 88/105 protein encodes MKLKTMLRFCLLMALVAFSSGLYAQNKSKTSLPLSQQMADSFMHLYPDSVPASRNRAARWGYEHGLMLKSIERVWQRTGDKKYLDYIVKTMDYSLPADGSIQYFKMADYNLDNINAGRVLLTLMQQPGLDKMKYQRAAELLHKQLQDQPTTKEGGYWHKKRYPYQIWLDGLYMAEPFSAEYSKLFNQPAGFDHVALQFAQVEKHLVDPKTGLLYHGYDESKEQKWADKTTGLSPNFWSRGIGWYAMALVDVLDYFPKDHPQRGQLIKNLQRLAPVLMKYQDPKTGGWWQVTDQAGRKGNYIETSGSCMFVYALAKGVRMGYLDKKFAAPAQKGYQGIVKEFVATEPNGLLVLNGTVSVGGLGGDPYRDGSYEYYLSEPIKKNDFKGVGPFIMASVEMEMAKGKK; translated from the coding sequence ATGAAGTTGAAAACGATGCTGCGTTTCTGCCTGCTGATGGCCCTAGTGGCTTTTAGCTCCGGCTTATACGCTCAGAACAAGTCCAAAACCTCGTTGCCGTTGTCGCAGCAAATGGCCGATTCATTTATGCATCTCTACCCCGATTCGGTGCCGGCCAGCCGCAACCGGGCGGCCCGTTGGGGCTACGAGCATGGGCTGATGCTGAAGTCGATTGAACGAGTGTGGCAGCGTACCGGCGACAAAAAATACCTCGACTACATCGTGAAAACAATGGACTACTCGCTGCCCGCCGATGGGTCCATCCAGTACTTCAAGATGGCCGACTACAACCTCGACAACATCAACGCCGGCCGCGTGCTGCTTACGCTCATGCAGCAGCCCGGCCTCGATAAAATGAAGTATCAGCGCGCCGCCGAACTGCTGCACAAGCAGTTGCAAGACCAGCCCACCACCAAGGAAGGCGGCTACTGGCACAAGAAGCGCTACCCCTATCAAATCTGGCTAGATGGTCTGTACATGGCCGAGCCGTTTTCAGCCGAGTACAGCAAGCTGTTCAATCAGCCCGCTGGCTTCGACCACGTAGCCCTGCAATTCGCGCAAGTGGAAAAGCACCTCGTGGACCCCAAAACCGGCCTGCTCTACCACGGCTACGACGAAAGCAAGGAGCAGAAGTGGGCCGACAAAACCACCGGCCTCTCGCCCAACTTCTGGAGCCGCGGCATCGGCTGGTACGCCATGGCCCTAGTCGATGTGCTCGACTATTTCCCGAAAGACCACCCGCAGCGCGGCCAACTCATTAAGAACTTACAGCGCCTAGCCCCGGTGCTAATGAAGTACCAAGACCCCAAAACCGGCGGCTGGTGGCAGGTAACCGACCAAGCGGGCCGCAAAGGCAACTACATTGAAACCTCGGGCTCCTGCATGTTCGTGTACGCGCTGGCCAAAGGCGTGCGCATGGGCTACCTCGACAAGAAGTTTGCCGCCCCGGCTCAGAAAGGCTACCAAGGCATCGTGAAGGAGTTCGTAGCCACCGAGCCCAACGGTTTGCTGGTCCTGAACGGCACGGTCAGCGTCGGCGGCCTCGGCGGCGACCCGTACCGCGACGGTTCGTACGAGTACTACCTGAGTGAGCCCATCAAAAAGAATGACTTCAAAGGCGTCGGCCCGTTCATCATGGCCAGCGTGGAAATGGAAATGGCCAAAGGCAAGAAGTAG